A segment of the Lolium perenne isolate Kyuss_39 chromosome 3, Kyuss_2.0, whole genome shotgun sequence genome:
ATTCGTACGTAGCTTCGTAGTAGGACAACATTATATACAGTGGAAAACTTTGTGAGTTTGCCGTATCTCTTTTGCCATGCATATGCAAGAAAGTACAGTTAGCTACCCGGTTTGATCCGATGTACGAGACTTCTTTGAAGTAGATGACTCTTTGCCAAACTCTGAACCACTTGTGGTTTCTTGGATTAAAAGTTCAATGGCTCTTTGGAATTAAGCCATCTTGGTTGGCTTAGCTATTTTTTAGTCCAAGGTAGGTCAAAAATACAAAGACACACCCATTTGTTGGCTATTTCAGTTAGATCACGCTTATTCAAAATTTGGAGAGAAAAATCACacctatttatttattttaaacTTAAGGCCAAAGACTCAGATTTATAACTTAATAAAGCCACAACGTCTAAGTTACAAGATGCTGAAAAATAGCTTACAAACATCAAGAAACAAGCAAATGAAAAGTTACAAAGAACACAGCTTGACTTCGATCACAACTATTTAAGATGGCTGAACTCAACAATGTCAGATTCTTTGAAATAATTCTAGAGCCCTCAGATAGGTCACGCCATTTTCAGTTGGGGTCAACATGTATGTTCTCCGTGCATAGAACTAACATGGTTATTATTACCAGCTGGATTTTTCAGTTTGGGTGACAGAGAGTATTTTTCTTAGCAGTGAACATACGAAATCTACAAGGCCAACTCTAGTTAGGTTTCCTTATTTTACAATGTtttaactatgtattagtttgtgtaaaccatgtttcaaagtatgtattagtttgtgtaaaaccatgtttccaattatgtattagtttgtgtaatgttCCTTCTCTCTATTGAAATGAAAATGCAAAAAACCAAAATAAGTAGTTTAATGTAAAAACAAGTTTGGGGAACGCGGCTGGGAAGCGACGTTCCCCAAACGCAACACGAAGAAAAAGCGTCCTCCAAACACTCGATCTGACGCTGTTTGGGAGACGCTTTGGAGGATaccactggagatgctctaacaacaCCAAAGAGAGTTCTTGATTAGCCAATGGTGAGGACGAGCCTATACCAGTCAAAGAGATAACCATTGGCTCAGCGTGACTGCGTGAAATCTAGTCACAATGgggagtatcatatagtagtatcatgcatatgatactagtgtacgatactatcttcacaatagatagtatcatgtagtagtatcatatgttacatgtatttaatgatttgtagaatctcaatacaaaagtgtgtacaagatttgtttagcattaatttttctagttctacgtgctatgatgtgatatctacctatgatactactatcatctctttcatcattaattgatgtgacacataAGCTTTTTTGCATACATGTAGTGCATAATACTAGCTATGATATTTCCATTGTAAGTAGTCTAATGCGTTGGAAGCAGGCATTAAGTCGAGCTCGAAAGATGCTTTATCGAATTACCCAATATACAAAAACTTTGTATGGGTTGAAACAGTCGCCGTAGACAAATGGATATACTTAGGTTAAAGAAGAAGTTGGTGCAAATCGCTCGCGTAATACCGGATGTGAACACTGCCACATTTGACACTTCACAGGCCATCGTACTATTTAAATGGCCCTTCGTGAGGCATGTGCACATTTTGCTATCCTTGCCGCATTTATATATTGCTGTCGACGTGTGCGAACACTCTTGTTTGCCCAGTTTTGTAGTGTGTTCGTCTTACGTATGGCCACTTGTATATTAATCCTTTCTGTGCTAATGCGTCCAAATGAAAAAGGACACGCCGCTCGTTTAATAATCGTGGATGGCCTTGTGGCGATGGTCACTTTATGGTGTACCTAAAATACTTCTGATGTCCTAAAATGTGACACTTATGTTGATTCGCTGGCTTTGGTCCATAATTGCTTTGTTAATGTGTAGATTATTGATACCGGTAAGTCTTTTTAAGCTTATGTTGAGTACATAATCGACCATAGGTAAGTCTTTTTATGAACAGATTGGTTCGTCCATAAGTTCGAATTTTATGGAAAGTTTTATCATCTAGGTCTTTGACAGTGTAATTGAGTGTGCCACATTTATTTTTATTAATAGTATAACTCTTGGCTCTAATATCATATCAAATTGTATTGAATTATAGGTACCGAATTGTCCAACAAAAAGTCCAAACCGCTATCTTGGTTCCAAAATTATTGAAGTTTAGGTTTGTCATAAATCAAATTGTTTGAGATTTAACCGCGTTTGAAGAAAATGTGACAACATCTACAATGTTAATTTTTTTACAGTATACAAATATATGGTATGATGAGTCTAAGAAAAATAAATTGATGTTGTACGTGTTGATTATTTCTATAAACTTGGCCAGATTACCCAGGATAATTATTTTGAAATGGTGGGAGTAATGGAGAAGGGAGGTTGACCTTAGTGCGAGTGACAAGCAAGGCAACTCATTAACAAGTGTGACCACGACTGTGACcacaacaaaaaaaaatctctagaTCCACATGATGAACATCTAGTGAGCTACTGTGGGCTAGTGAAGGATCTTATTGTGCTAGTAGTCCGAGGAAGCATGAAGAAGGGCAACAATTAGAGAAATGTGAGGAGGGAGGCAAGACGTAAATGGTGGCCGGTGAGGATGAACGACAAAAGATGGAGACAACATGGGGAAGGGGGTCACTCTCTGAATGGTGTGAGTGATGTTGCATGACTGATATTCATTAGCACTTTGCTACTATAAGTTCATTTATTAACGACACTTCATGAGTTTGATAAACTTGACCTTCATCTCGGTGCAGCGACGTCATCCTACAAAGCATGGAAGATGCAATAGGGATTTACCTTATCTATGTGAGTATGGAGCCAATCTCTTCCCTCTCCGTTTCGTGCTTTGGCAACAACATAGATCGGTTGCAGGTGGTGTCAAGGCCAAATTTCAAGGGACCTTGATGCATTTTTCATTTGTGCGTgggtctgttgccgttgtgtttgGTCGTTCATCCTTGTATTTTGGAACCCAAAAGATTTAACGTGATCACCGACTATAAATGTATTATTCACTTATGATACATACTTTACTATCTCCATTAAAGAAGACAAAGTGTACAAATTTAATCAAAAGTCAAAACCTATTAAGTTTAATCAAATATATATAAGAAAACATCAGCTTTTACATAGTGAATCAACATACTATGAAACAGTTGGAAATATGTCCTAGAGGCAATCATGGATGATGTTTTTCCTAATGTATTCATAAAGTAAGGTTGTGCTTGTATGAACTCTTGCATATATCATCGAATGCGTGATTCGGTTGTGGAACTTTATGCTTATGTTGTTCAAGTGAATTTGTCCTAAGTCATCGAGGTTGTGTTGGACACACGACTTAGACTAATGTGCAAGTCGGCTGATGACTCCGTTCCACTTGTCATGGGCATGGTGATTCTAATTTGACTTACACGGACTCGGCTAAAGTGTTTAGCGAGCTGGATTGACCCACATTGAGACGCAACAAGCAAAGTCGTCATTTGCGTGTCTCAACCAATGTAATCCTTAGACCTAAGGTTATTGCATGGTCCGAGTTGTGGATCGACCGACTTAGGTTCTGTCAAACGTTGTTCTGTAAGAAGGTAGTTATAAAGGCAGAGTTCGGGTCGATTGAGAAACAAGCTGCGTGAGATGGATAACCAAGATGGGATTTTGCTCCTCCACTCGGAGAGATATTCTATGGTCCCTCTCGGATTATATGATTCAAAAAGCATGTCCATGCGTGGCGGTCGACTAAGGGTTAGTCGGGTGAATCACATATCACGGATCGAGAAGAGAGTTGAGCTATTAAAGGGATGACGACAACTCATATCGTGAGGCAAAAAAGACTTAGACATAAATCACATTGAAAGATTAGTCGCCATGACTTTGCGTCACTTGGGAGCTGACACGTTCTGCTAGGAGCTGCTACCAGTTATCGACTTGAGAGCAAGTGTTCATGGAAGCGAGTGATACTCGGAACCATGGCGGGATACTTGGAGGGATAACTCTAGTCGTGTCTAAGTGGCCGTAAACCTGCAGGGTCACACACTTAAGAGCAAGGAACCAGTTGGGTGTGATCCAACTGAAATGGAGTCGGTTCGAGTAGGAGTCGAACCGGACGAGGACAGAATCAGTGAGTTAGACTCACGGTGACCACAATAGGGCCCAAGTGAGTGGGTTGCAAGGTTGTGAAGCCCACACTCACTTACTATATAAAGTGGTGTGGATGCTGCCCAAAAGGCATGGTTAGAGCATTCCATGAGTTGAAAACCCTATCCCCACTCATCCAACCGCCGTACTGGATCTAGCAGTTCACCGTCGGTACTCCTCTCGTACGTGTGGATAACGTCACATGCGTTGCATGTGTGAGCTTCAATGCGAAGGAGTTCGCAGATCTGGGAGCTGTTCGTGGGATCAGTCTGGAACAGATCGAGGACTGCACTGCGCCGGCGCGCTTCATTAAGTTCCGCACATGCGCTGGTGGTAATCCTCGTGACCTTCTTGCTCAGCTAGATCCTGGAAGTACCGCGTAGGAAAAAGTTTTGTTTTCTCCCGTGTAGCCCAACAGAAACAGTATTTATAGAAAATATAATAATAATATTGATCTTGGATTGTGGTTCTTCATCGGCAAAACATGTCCGCGGTAGTCCCTCCGGGCGACGGATTTCCTAAGTTGCCAGGGGTTAATTAGGTGTTGGTCCTAGAAactttcttcttttttcttcaaaAAAAGCATCACCGTTGATGCCTTGTGTAGTGTCCCAGATCCCATCGTGCGCACGTCCTTTACTATTCCTAATGGTCAAACTTAGAATGCGTTGATTGTTTATTCAAGTTAGGTCTTGTCTCTTGGAAATTAGGGAGTAAGGTTCGCACCACACAGATGTAGTGTCCCAGATGTAATAACATGTCTACTCCATTCGAATTGCTTGCGCACATTTGTCTATACTAATATGTGGGATTTAGATAAATTTGCGACATCTGATTCCGAAACTGTGGAAACATCTGCTACAATCGccggaaaagaaaaaataaaccctcGATAGTCTCGTATGAACGTTCAGCCGCAGACCATACCCAGCTTCACCCCGGTAGGGATACGATTCCACAAGTGAAACATGAAGCCGCAGCCACTATCACGATTAGTCGATTAGCGTCCTGCGTCAAATCAACTAATCTGGTCTCAGCGGAGGAGGACAAAATATATAGGTCTATGACGAGAGGGAGAACGTAGTACTTGCAGCATGATGTTAACATTTGCGCGTGTGTACCCGCGTATCGAGCAAGCAGCGAAGACGAACCCGGTTTTCCTTTGCCATCTCCGTTGAAGCAACATAAGAAACTCGCAGGAGCTCGGAGTGCGGTGATTATAGCTGAGTAGTAAACGGCCGGCGTCGCGGTCGATGAGGGGTACGAGTAGGACGGGGTGCATAGTTTCTCGGCATGTACGTGTACCCTACCGGTGACATAGAGGTCTCTTCGTTTGGAGCTTCTGATGATCCGTAGCACACTGGCACCCAGTGCAAGTCAAAGACGAGTCCTAGTTCAGACCGGAAGGTACGCGAGCAGACAGGTACTGCAACGCGCACATCACGGGACGATGTGGCGCGAGGGACTGGACAAAATAAGGAAGCCGCGTGAGTGAGCAGGAGAATCGTGACACGGAGAGACGGCGCGAATACTGGCTACTTTGCTCGTTGTGAAGTTGTCAAGCACCAAAAGGTCCAAAACATGATTCGCACAAGCTCAAACAAGCACTCAAGTTTGCACCAAGCTGGTAGAGACTACGATTGCTGGCGAAATACGTAGGTATATAGTCGGATCTCAGaaaatttcaaacaaaaaaaTTGCATTTAGATGATGCACGTATGTATGTGTGTGCTTTTTTTATACTCAAATTTGAAACTATGTAGTTTAGGCAAGAataattttttttagataaacAGTATGAAGGAACCTCACCCCTTCCGAAAGTTCTATAACTTAAAGATCACAACAACTATCTAACTTACTACCAGAGTAAGTTTAATCGGTTCCCGCTGAACCCAGATCCTAAAAGTTTCCTTTATATTGTTGGACGCTTGCTCAAATCACAAGGTGAGACCGAGAGGCCTTTCCTCGTGGCGTACCTTCATAGTCTTGGTCAGGTACAAGCAACTCCACTTGAACAGAAGATGTCAAGTTGTCACGGTGGATTTGCCGAcctttacatatgcttacaacaaTCCGTAATGCAGTCATTTCAGAGAACTTGACAAGAGCTCAATAGATGAAgtgcagcagaaaacaagaacgtaTAAAACACTGCAAGGATAAAGTACAACAAAATTAGGAAATTATCAATGCAACTACCTGAAAATAGTTTCTCAAGGTTAATGCTCGGCTATTATTAGGTGTATCACCGACATCAGCAGCATTCTTTACCCTTTTGTTCCAAAGAAATGAATTTAGGAACACGTGCATATTCATTACTATTTTAGATGGCTAGTAATAGTAATATCGAGCGGCCAAGATAAATAAAAAGTTATAAGAagcgatggacataaaagtatatTAACTTGTGAAATAAAAGGTGTAAAAGTTTCACCCAGGAGTACTCAAAATGACGAGAAGCCCTTACCTTAAAATTCTTGTCAAGAACAATCGATCAACTAATAGTGGTAAATATTATTCAAGTGCAAGTATTTGTCAACAATGATAGTCCATTTTGAACCATCAAAACTGCAAATACAAAAATATTAGTTGCTAGCACATATTCTATTGACCCGTATATGCAAACTGGCAATTGAGGGAAAGTAATTATTATGATGCGTGTAACGACTAGCATGCGAGATACTGAAAGAAttctagtactccctccgattcatgatAAATCTTGAGGTTTTACTAAGGGGGTAGTGTAAATTTGAACtaagacacttattatggatcggcgGGAGTATAGAAAATTTCCATGGCTGCAATTAATTTGTGGTGGCCAGGCTTGATTCATGAGCAACAAGGAGCTCTTGCATTTTTAGAAAATGGCATGGCAATATCTATACAACCAGAATTCAGAATGACAATCTCTTGTTAAGTAATAATCACCAATTTCAAAATGAAGTATATGCAACTACACAGGTTTAAAGAATAGCTGCAATCAAATAACTAAGAGCAATTATCAGGTGATGCAAAGGGCTTTCAAAAAAAACTCTTATATGTATTGAAAACATCTCAACAATCACCTTTAGTTCATCAATTGCTTGTTAATCATAGGAACATATATACATGCGTCTGAGCAGTATTCCAACACAATCTACATGATGGTACCAACTATTCTAGGTAAATCCTTCTCTAGTTAGTGGTAGAACATGATGTTACTATTCTCGCTGTCGGTGGATGTAGGCCTAACTTGTATGCCCAAATTTCCACTAATGAGATGAGAATGTCACCCTCCCCAGCTTCATTACCAACCCTTTTGCAGTACAATGCATCCTAGCCCATCTCTGCATTAGAATAGCAAATCTTTGCTCAAATGCCCCAACATGAGGAATTCTTAGAGGGTTGAGGAACCTTCAAATTACAATCTTGCTCCACAACGAATTCCCCCCTCTCTCTCCATTTCTTCCCCAACAAGGCCCCCATCATTCTTTCCATGGACCTTTCATGGCCGAGCCTCCCCTTGCCGAGGTTCCCCTTGCCCTGAACTCCCTTTGGTCAAGGTCTTCCCTAGACGAGCGCATGTTACCAGCAATAGGGTCGGGTCCACTGACCTCCTCCTTGGAGTTAGACTGGCAGGGTCTCTCGGATGGATTGGACCCCGGATAGTAAGCGACGACGGTTGTGGAGGATCTATGAGAATTCAAAGTCCTCGACGAGGTGACTAAGCTTAACAAGAAAAACTTTGGAGGTGAAGAGGGGCGTGGCCCAAGATGCAGAGAGGAGCTCACAAAGAGCATCATCGGCGGGGTGCCCCCACCGGTGCAAGGAGGGCACCTCGGGGGCATGCATGAAAGCATGTCGTCGTCTACGCAAACGTGATGTTTGGAAGGGGCTACGGACACGAGGTTTTCCCTTTGACTGCGGAGCACGCTCTATGAATCTAAATTGAGTTGCACAACAGATAACAGATCAGATCAGGTTGACGAGAGCTATTAGATTACATTTTTTTGGGCCGCGTACATTGTATGGCGTGCGTTTAGAGAGAAAATGTCTACAAGTAGTAGATGATTGGGGGAAAACAAAAGCAAAACAACAAAACGACGCCCCAGGGCCGCGCCATGTGATGTGCATTGTATGTGGGGCCGGCCCATTAGGCTAGATTTCCCCTTtttaatttttaaattttttccttgtcctttgtttctttatgATCCGctctttcttttcctttttgcATTTTTAAAATATAAAACATTtccaaaaaaaattgaaataatTTTGAAACataaacatttttaaaatttgaccTCTTTTTTCAAAAGCTAAACATCTTTTACATATAAGCCTTTTAAGTTCTGAAGATTTTTCAAAACATTTTTTTCTaaatctcaacattttcaaatttgaaattttaaATCTAGCCATTTTTTAAAACCTTAACATTTTGCGAAAAAACGAAGAAATGCTGGAAGAAAAGCCACAAAAGAAAATGTCTTGTAGAAAAAAAAACAGCAAACCGGAACAGACAATTAAAACCGGCTTCAAAACTGAGAAAAGCTGGGCCTGGCCCAGGAGCTCCCGTGGTGCGCAGCGCGGTATTTGCCCCGCGGTACGCGGTACGCGGTACATAAGATTTCGCGCTCTGCCCAGCCGCGCAAGCGCGCAGTCCACTTCCACTCTCCCACTCCGAGGCCCACCACGATCGTCTTTCTTGCTTCCCAAGACGAAGACCCAAACCCAATACACAAAGCCGGAAAAGCCCTTTCtcgcttcctcttcctcctcacacGACTCGCCAGAGCCAAACCCGATTCTACCACCAGAGATtcgccgcagccgccgccatcgcccccGGTTCCGCCGGCGTCAAGTTTCAAGGGAGGGCGTCCCTCCTGCGGCCACCATCCCGCGGTCCTCGTCCCGCCCGCAGTGGCCCCGCGCCTGCCTCGAGACAGACCGCCCGCCCGCGCGCGCCTAGGGTTTCCGCCGTCGCCGCGACCGCCGCCGGAGACAGAATCAGAGTGAGATGGTACGTACGCAGTTTTTTTAATCGGTTTATCGATTTGATCCATAACCGAGCCTAATTAACCGCTGGTTCGGCAGGCCGGAAGGCTCCTTGCGAACCTACTCGTCATGGGCGGCACCGTCCTGGGCAGAGCGGTGGTGCAGGCCTATCGCCAAGCCATCGTCAGTGAGTGCTCTCTcccccctcctcctccgctgtTGCTTTCTGTTAAGGTTGCCCCTGACAATGTGAATCCATGGCCGTGTTTGATTGCTCCTTATTGGTGGGGATGATAAAATAATTACAGGACTTTGCACCGCTTTCTATAGATGACTAGATATCTAGGTTGAACATCTAGTGCCCCTCGCCGTCCAAAGTTGAGTGCTCGTTTAATGATTGTAATAGGCATTGTATTGCTTTACTGTAGGCTTAATGCGCATATATATTCTGGAATGCTACGCTGTTGAAATGTAAATAAAAGATGCTACAAAGTTTGTTATTTGATAATCATGTCTTGATATCCATTAGTATATATATTTTTCTGTCAACTATGGTATTAAGCACTTGGGATCGTCGGATGTACATAGAGGTTTCATTTAGCAGTGTTAATGATCATTTGATTAAATTGTTCATTAATCAACACTTGATTCGGATTTGTTTCATCAGACCCTTTTTGGGACTGTTTCTGGTGAAATTTATGCATTCCATACCAGACAAAGCTTAATCATTTAGATAAAGGTCCTTGTTTGCCTACATATGTCAATCAGTAGTTTAGGATCTCCTTGGTATTTTGGGTGATCACTCGTGTGTACTGAATCGACCATATCCTACCATGATTCAGTTCTGACACAATTTTAAACACTAGCTTGGATATTGGTTCTTCTTTCGCTTGCTTAGATACAGGGAAACATCCGGCTGACCAGTTGCCCGTGCATCATGCACTTTTCTCAATGTGTCTAATCGTTCATGATTTTTTCTTATAGATGCAAATAGTTCTGGAGCTGCCCAGGAGGTTGTTAATGGTATTCGAAAGGCTAGCAAGGCCATCACTGAGCAAGAAGCCCGGCAAATATTAGGTGTCAGTGAAAAGACGAGTTGGGAGGAGATCCTGAAGGTGTGTGCGTGTGTGACAATAGAAGCTGATTTTTTTTTATCTTCTATCAACTTTTATTTATTCTATATGATATCTGCATGAATTAAGGCTTTTCTCCATGGGCTTGAAGAAATTAAGATTTTTATTATAGCACATATACAGCAATCTGCTTCATCTTAAAACTGATGTTAAATAGCAGAAGTGTTAAACAATGTTAACCTCATATGTGTTGCCTTTTAATTTGCTCTGTATCAACATCGCAGTTAAGATTGTTAGAACCACATGTATAA
Coding sequences within it:
- the LOC127344476 gene encoding mitochondrial import inner membrane translocase subunit PAM16 like 2 — protein: MAGRLLANLLVMGGTVLGRAVVQAYRQAIVNANSSGAAQEVVNGIRKASKAITEQEARQILGVSEKTSWEEILKKYDTMFEKNAKSGSFYLQSKVHRAKECLESIYHEKPDITN